The DNA window ATGTGAAGCAAGACGCGAAAAAATACGCCCGTTCGCTCCGCTTAGCGCCTGCAGCGCCGCATGGACCCGAGTAGCTGATGCAACAATTTCACGGATGGAGAAGAATTATTCACAGAAATCTCATGAATTTGTTTATTCGGAgctggtgagatcgtttcatgtcatttttcaatgcttgtttaccttcaaaaatatttttctttttgtaaatacgtgccagaatcaaaaatatttttcattctggaagtgCGAATGTATTGCAAATGTCCAATTGATACGTAGATGTATTCACGCGGGACTTATTGTATATTAAGGCGGcctcagaatgtacgtgtaggaacaggcattcttgaaatgggtcgttggatgtaGAGTAGAGCTATCGCCTTTCATTTTCAGGGTCGAACATGTATAAATCTATcgatgaaaacaaatatatcattGCATAGATGCAGACAAGTTTCTACCATAAAAGCACTGCCGGACAGTGGGAAATGGATTGTATACACACACAAACGAGAAAAGTGAATAAACGAGTAGTCAGTAATGTGTAATTTAAAGGTTGTTCGCTAGGTTATTTCCTTTGTTGAGTTGCGTGTTAATAGGTTAATATCGCGAGAGAAGTGATTTTACGTAGTGCTTTTATCGTCCCATTCTAATAAGTGCCACGTACGTGCGTGAATCAAGCCGTTAAAAAGACACCCGTTCATTTCACATAGCGCCATCTGAATATAAATAGTTGATGCTCCATCCGATGATGGAGGAGAAATCCTGCACCCAGAGCAAGACGCTGGTGAGatcgttttgttatttttcgatgtttatatattttatccAAATATTTATCAAATGTAATTTAGCTTTGGCCGACCAGGTTCTCAACGACTGAGTACTCTTCGATTAGCTAGGAAATACTCGTTTTGTTATAACTTTTTTGGGGACAAGGCAACCAATTGCCGGGTCTGCTTACTCTCCATGAATGGCCCAGGTAGACACTGCAATGGCGGATACGCCGTCCGAAAAGTTACGCAGTGCCGCATTTATCACACACATTTTGTCGGCCAAAGGGTAGTTGTAGTCCATTTCACTCTATGTCATTTAAATtcaaatatgaaacaaaaattacttGACCTATCCAAACCAACAGAATCGCTTACACAAATTAAAACGAACAACACGCCCAAAAAGATCGATTAAATTTGATAAGTCTCCGTGCAAAACAACTCAGTCGCCTACCGCCAATTGTCTAACTCTGTAATAATGGACCATCCAGTATACTCAGTCAAGTCAAGTAGCAAAGGATAGGGAAGCAGCCtacattcaaaatcaatagtgaATTCCTTGACGAAAGAGCAACTGATAATGCACCAAGGCCTACCGAAGTATTTTCCATCATTTTGTAGCAATTCTGAACAATTACCCGTATTGGTGATTATATTCAATAATGAAGTGCGGAAAATATGATTCACCTACAAGGACGCTGGAAGCTATTCGAAACGGGTTGGCACTTACAGGAGCCATCCAAAGGGGTGATAGACCGGAAATTATAATAACAACGCCCCCAAACAAAATTACTCAATCCTCCTGTTCTAAAAGAAACAAGATTCACGGTAATATAAGAATGGGAGATCTCAGTGTGCATATTTTAAAAGTCAGATACCTTTACGAcgaattttcgatttgttttgttttcatttattatgccGTATGACAAGTACCATTTATTCTTACCAAGTATACTGAAATGTGTTTAGTATTAGCGAAATGAATGAATTGAAATAGAATTTAGAAAGAAACAGAATGTAAACAAGCCGCACTTACCGAATTGAATTGTGATGATCCTCGAGAACCATATCGACTGTCTGCAGCTTGTTCTTTATCTCTTCGATGGCAGCCCATGCCTGGTGGTCAGCGGCGATATTTCCATCCGACTGCCTCCGCTGCTCACCGGTCGGTGCTGGTTTGAGTGTAAGATTTTCCAGCTGCGATTGAACATGGTTTAGGCGACTTTCAATCAGCACCATTTTCGCATCTTTAGTTTTTCCACCATCCGCCGCTGGCTGATGTGATTGTCGGTCTTTTCCAACCCCTTCCTCGATTTTGTTGAATCGAGTGGTAAGTTCCAACCGCCACTTTTCTATTTCCTGTTGGTGCGGGGACAATGCAATAATTCGTTTCCTTTACCAACCTGTCAAATCCTACCTTGTACTGTTTCAGCAACCCGTTAATATCCATCTTACACCTTTCGATATCCACACAGCGACTCTCCGTTTCCTCGTTGATACACTTCTTCAGAGCGTTCAGCACATCCCCCACCTTACCGGTCCACTCATCCGCCAGCTGGGCCCGTTTCTTCAACTGACCGATATCGGTGATGAGGGTCAACCGTTGACGAATCTCTTCATTCAGGGTTCCACGAAGAGCGAAAATTTTCCGTTCCAACTCGTGAATCTTTTCCCACTCGAAGCTGGGAGTGTCTGCGCCGCCGCCGCCTCCGTCACCGCCCAGTCCATTCACACGAGGTTCTTCGCCAAACCCTTCCGGGCAGCGATTCAGGTGTCGGTCCATGTCCCGCTTGGCAACACGGGCTCCACAGTTGTTGGGGCACTGCTCCAGCTCCTGGCCGCAGATGGTTAGATGAGTCTGAAGGGAATTGTTTGCGAATAATTAGATCTTCATTGAATTAAGTTTCGATTATGACGTTGTTCCAACAGGACTTTTTCAACTTACGGACTCCTAAGAACTAAGAAACCAATTATCAGCAAACTCTACTACCACAGTATTCTCCTACGCTCTGagtaatgtttacattttttatcACTATCCGTTGTTGCCCAGACTTCGCAATACACACCGATCGCTATAGCGCCACATACCTCGCCCCATACGGCTGCCGATAAGATCTTCACTTTCGTTTTGCAACCTGTTTCAACAATAAAAACGACCTAATTCTAGTGATAAGCATGGGTAAAACTTACCTCAATTTCATCGTTTTCGAACCATTCGTTGCAGAAATAGCAGGACGTTTTGTTAAACTTGACCTTGGTTCTAGTAGATGCCATCCTTTCGCTCCGCGGCAGTTCCCGACGTAGTTTTGGATAATTTGAATGGAATCCGACCCGGTTACAGTTCACATTCCTTCCCGTTCGAACAGACTACTAGATCTGGGAACTAATTAATTGCTGTTGATGGTAGTGTGCTTGCTATTTGTTCAGCTCTACCGATAACAGCAGGCCTGCTAGTGTTGAGCAGTTATCTTTCGCATAGATAAGAACCGCGCTTGGGAGCACTCGGAATCGAGGCTGTCATCCTGTTTGAAATTAGCTGTTCAAAATCTGGTTTATTCTCTCATGAGATGTATTTCTAACACATCAACTATTGTTTCAACATTTAATACTGttgtgtttttttgtaaatattgtctTACTCACAAAGATGTCAATTCTTAATTTATTTCTGAAACGTTCATCTGCCTTAATTCTAAAGAGATTCTTTTATAACAAACCCCAATTTTCGGAGCTTCACTACACAATgtgtataaaaatgtttttcaaaatttgactaatCAAGCTCAAATGTGTCTCAAAAAACTCATGACAGACGCTCGGCTTAGCCTCAACATCTACACCCCGACCCAGCCGACTGTTCACTGTCCTCGTCCAGCTTTATCGGCGGATCCTTGGTATCGACAAACAACTTCGGCACACCCCTCCGTGCCTGAATGGTCGAACTGAGCACAACCGTCTCGATTCGCTTCATTACTTTATCGAGCAGCATCTCAATGGCCGCCTTGACATTATGCCCGGTAAAAGCGCTCGTCTCCACATAATCAATACTATACTTGTCCGCCAGGCTTTTAGCCCGCGATTCACTGATCACCCGCCGGTGGTCCAAGTCGGCCTTGTTACCGCACAGCACAATGTCCGGATCGTCACAGTAGGCGTGCTGCTTCAGCTGTTCCATCCAGTTCTGTACGTCCAGAAAGCTCTGCTCATTGGTGATGTCAAAAATCAGGATGAAACCCATCGAATCCCGGTAGAAAGCCGTCGTCAGGCTGCGAAATCGTTCCTGACCCGCCGTATCCCACAGCTGCAGGTGTATCCGGTGGTGGATTCCGTTGGAGGTGTAAAGCTGAAAAACGAAAAGGAAGTTATTGACGCAGAATAATGTTCGTTTGTTCGATGACAACTGTTTGTTTTTGGAGTCGGAGACTACTTTGATGTTTGCCACCCTCTTACCACGCGCTTTTCGCGAAAGTCAATTCCAACCGTCGAGATGAATTTGGTGTGGAATACCCCGTCCGTGTACTGGTAGAGGAAGCTCGTCTTGCCAACGCCTGAATCGCCGACGGCGAGGAATTTAATTAGGTAGTCGTAATCAATCGATGCCATGCTGGTTCTGTGGTATTTTCCTGTTGGTGAAAATGTTACGGAATAAGTACAAAAAGGGGTAAATGGTCGTTGTTTCGAGTTTCAGGGTgggaaatggaaatggagcTTGTGCTGACCGGACCGAAAGCTAAAACTCATGCTAACTAGTTAATGAAGCTTACGACGAATGGTCTAGCTGTCTCTCGTCCCTGGTCCATTGGTGCCGTGTCAGGGGGAGTTTCAGAAACATGTGTGTGAAATGAAAGGGAAATTAAAAGATGTTTATCATGAAAGAGCTCTCTGTGGGGAGTATCGACTGGAAATCTGTATGCTTGCGGAAATTACTTGTATTGAAATGTTACGTTGTATCCATTCGGTATTCCGAATTAAAAGCATTTCTACTGGAGCCTTTAAGACGGATGATTCGCTACTACATATTTACTACTATAAATCGTTTAAATTTAATACAGTTTACAACACAATTAACGTGCATTTTGACAGTCGCGCACGGAAAGCCAGATATTGTGAATACtgcaaataaaacaatttcctAATTTTATTAAGTACAACTTACTCTGCTTATATCAGGCCAAGCAAGATGCCGATACTTTTTCCTATATGGTATATAAATAAATCTTCTAATTTAGTTCTAGCTCGAGGACTATATAGGAATTCCACTCTATTCGTCCTAGATTACTCTACCCAGAAAAAGATAATGAGCTTGAAGATTTGCAAAAACGGGCAAAACCTGAACGTTCGGAAAATTTCAACATAATATATGCATTCCGACGGGGATACGGTGCGGATTTTGTTTCCAGCACACCCGTAATTGGCCACGATTGCATGCTAATTAGGGTCTTCCATTCGTCCCCGAAGTTTAATCAGTGCGGGTAATATAAAACGCAGAATCCTCACGAAAATTCACTCATCATTTTAAATGGAGGGTGAATTATTGGCTGATCCCTTGTTTCGCGATCAAACAGCAGTGAAACGGGAAGGTATGAACCGTTTTCGGTTAGGTTTCAATGACATGTTCTTTATTTGCCTAAAGCATACAACTGTTACTTTGATAGAATTGAAGATTTTAATGAAATGTCGAGTTCTGATTGGATCATCTTCATTTAGCTTCTTGACATTGCATTctaattgaaatttgttcacagCGAGTGTAAAAGCGACAGCTGGATGAACGGATTGCGTGGGGGTgtggtgaatataaatgtcatcACTGATGAAGGTGAATATAAAACATTCATTTGTACTGCAGCCTTAGCGTCTGTCATCAATAATCAGGAGTGTTTTATTTACAAAATTCACAACATACCGTCCGAAGTTACCTAACCCAAATGTAAAACCTCGGATTAATGCCCGGGTGTTGTTGCTCTCAAATGTCAATACTAACGAGTGCAGGTTTgggtttcacaaaaacaaatatcttcccCAAACCGATTTCACCAGAAGACAATTATTCTATTCTGATCAATTTCGTAACAGGTGCACATTCAGTCTCTGTGAACATTCATCAAGCGTATCAATAATAACAGGGGGATTGGATTTGTTTCTGCTTTTGATACCGTAAAATTCCTAGAACCAATTATGAGCTTATTGAAATTATGCAATGGCATATCGGTGTCAACCTTCGTTtggaaagcaattttttttatttgaatgcgTGATGTAGCGACGG is part of the Topomyia yanbarensis strain Yona2022 chromosome 1, ASM3024719v1, whole genome shotgun sequence genome and encodes:
- the LOC131686615 gene encoding ras-related protein Rab-27A-like produces the protein MASIDYDYLIKFLAVGDSGVGKTSFLYQYTDGVFHTKFISTVGIDFREKRVLYTSNGIHHRIHLQLWDTAGQERFRSLTTAFYRDSMGFILIFDITNEQSFLDVQNWMEQLKQHAYCDDPDIVLCGNKADLDHRRVISESRAKSLADKYSIDYVETSAFTGHNVKAAIEMLLDKVMKRIETVVLSSTIQARRGVPKLFVDTKDPPIKLDEDSEQSAGSGCRC
- the LOC131686588 gene encoding uncharacterized protein LOC131686588 isoform X1; amino-acid sequence: MASTRTKVKFNKTSCYFCNEWFENDEIETHLTICGQELEQCPNNCGARVAKRDMDRHLNRCPEGFGEEPRVNGLGGDGGGGGADTPSFEWEKIHELERKIFALRGTLNEEIRQRLTLITDIGQLKKRAQLADEWTGKVGDVLNALKKCINEETESRCVDIERCKMDINGLLKQYKEIEKWRLELTTRFNKIEEGVGKDRQSHQPAADGGKTKDAKMVLIESRLNHVQSQLENLTLKPAPTGEQRRQSDGNIAADHQAWAAIEEIKNKLQTVDMVLEDHHNSIRIFQQDIKQQVFELRGESDPMRLVIQEMLDKQAKLDYELKGVLNTVNETEDTSDRTQKTLEKYRRETYYTKQCLDDLQTHLQHQEKLVVIQNTDGYLIWRIDQFDKRFKESQETEVMLKSPLFCNKPFGYTLRLEASLNGIGTWRGRNLIVGLIVVSGYYDNLLEWPCTIVGTVTLRDQPPAATSTVDRRSKDFSKTILARRKHQNYEKNQYIHIPHQVLRSEHYIRDDAIFLEVRIDREI